The Pungitius pungitius chromosome 21, fPunPun2.1, whole genome shotgun sequence genome includes the window TTCTACCAATATGTTGAGTACTTATGTAATATTTGTACACAGAAAAGTTTAATAATCCAAATGTTGAAATGGAGATCTGTGAAGcattaacattttcaaaattgTAATGCGAAAGATAAAAGGTAGTTATAGTTAGAAAGcagatgtaaaatatattttgccgATGCTTAAAAGGGTCGGAGTGAAAGGCTGTACGGTCGTGGACAAAAAGTGAGcatgaaatatttaatgaaatgtttgaGGCCTTTATTACTTAATAAATCCTGCACTGTGTACCATTGGTTTGAACGGTATGCTAAAACGTAAAAGGATTTGAGTGCAAAGCTTACACCCTGCGACCCACAGATGTTCTTTTACCCTCTTGCAAAAAACATGTTGGTCATGGTCATGCccacaaatcaaaataaaagacaattcCAAACTGTACGTTTGAATTGATTTAATGCCCTTTGATGCAAGTTGCTTTTTCAAATTAGTGACAAAGATAGCAGCAGTAAGATGAAGAGACTCTCGGGTGAATTCTGTATTTCATAGCGTCAGAGGACAGTTCCTCGAGTTGAAAACTTCCCTCCGATTTTACTTGATACATTTTCGGGGGTCACACTGCAATTACTCTTTATCGCATTTCAGAGACACTCTGCAAACACGTGAATCCCGTCTTCGCCGCCTCACCCTGTTAAAACATAGCTGCGCGAGTTACGTTAAATTACCATCagccatttcttttctttttttccttcaagaACCCAGACaaaaaaatccttaaaatacaaaatttattttgaaaatgtcttcataagaggaaaaaaaaacgatcaaACCCAAATCAAAACCATACAAATTGTTTGGTTACTAGCATACCACACTAGTGCTAGGAACTAACGAAGGAGAATCACTCGTTGGGGGGTAACGCACAAAAGTGATgactaccaccccccccccccccacccctcttctctctctctctcatgtcgCACCCAAACACTGAGGCTAACCGAAGCGCCCAAAAAGTGGCACTAGTGGTGAAATGGCATCCGGGTCGGTTTTCAAACTTACATAAGCACGGCGGGCAGACATGTGGCAACAATcggatttttccttttttaacaaaaacacaacccaaaaaaaaacaaaactaagtTTAATACGTATCTGAAATACAGACTTAAGGGACTTAACGGTTGGCGTCGATatggtgaggaaaaaaaaaagggttggggGCTCTTCCACTTAGATTCAGTTTCCTAAAGAGACTCCCAACCTTCCAAAAACGCTGTGCTTCTGAAAGACGAGGAGCAAAGATCTTGACAGCAGAGTCAGAGGTCAACGCAGAGGAAGTCAGCTTAAGGCTTGGCGAGCCCGACCTTGTAGCAGatataaacatatatgtatTCTTAAACCTTTtcatcttgtctttttttttattgtggttgTACAATAATCCCTGATGGCCTGATTTGGCCGCTGAGCGTTATACAGAATCCTGAAGAGATATCAAAatgaacaggaggaggaggaacaaacaacaacaacaaaaaaaaccaagagAAGTGATGAAATTGTccatggagggagaggggggggggagattctgTTTGTTGCAGTTCGTGGGACCTTCTTCGCCGCTCTCCCCCTTCTTAAAATGTTACACACGCTGCTCAAACGCACACAGATCCTCCGTCGCACTGCAAGCAGCTCTGAGGACCAAAGACGACACGTTTAGCGGGGACTGAAGAGAGGACAGGGAGAACAAGCCCTCAGCCCCTTTGTCAAGTGCACTTTCCTTACCTATGTGAGCTTCTTGGCTTTGTTGTAAAGTGAGTCCACGACTTTGCTCATGTTCTGAATCGTCTCCAAAGCCGCGCCGTACGTTTTGTCCACCGGGGGCTCTTCGAAAATGATCAGGACGCCTTCACCTTGGTCGAGGATGCCTGAGGGACAACGTGTCACAGAAACATATCACGGTGAGACGAAGACTCTTATCCCGCCCATCACGTGCACACCTCTGGGATTCGGGTTCATAGGATCAATTACCGTGAAACTTTTCATCCAGAATCATCTGTGATAATTTTCTCTCAACATCCccctaagaaaagaaaaataataacaacccTCATTTATTGAGATGTATATGATGATTTTCAAAACTGAGGATAAATTGATTGACTACAAATACACATACCTTTGACAGTTTGATTAGACCCGATATGTGTTCCATCTGAAAACAGTGAGAGACGAAGATTAAATATGATCCAACTCCAAACTGTGATTGCCATTTGATTCACAAAACACAGagcgggggagagagaaagatttAGGACCTGGTACTAAAAGGTTCTCCTGCATACTTCCATTACCTCACGGTGCCTAGTTCTCCTCGTACCTGTACTCTGGAGAAGGGTTCGATGACTCGGATGAGGTTCTGTTCCAGCAGGTTGTCGTACAGCTTGGCCAGGTGAGTGCTGATGATGGGATCGTCTCTCAGCTCTGCTCTGTACTCCGTTAGGGCCTGGAGGACAAACATTTACGACCAGTCAGACCATTTGTGTGCAAGCAGACTCCAGAAAAAAGGTTTGAGCAACACTTGGGGAAAAAAGGTTCTGGATCATCAAAAATTATAATCAAGGAAGATATGTACACATCTGTGTGAGCAGCAGATTTGACCCCTCAGGAAGACAAGGAGCAGAGGACAAACCTTTCTGCTGAAAGGATTCTTACCTTTTCAAAGTCTGCTAATGATCGGTTCTTGCAGGCCTGGGCGACGCTTTTCATCGCATCGGTCTGGAGGGACACAGAAGATTTATGTCAATTCACAGACACCAACTCACTAAGAAAGCAGAGATTAATATCACTCTTATTTTAGAAAGACATGAAAAGAATCAAGCTTGCTACTTGCCTGTCGGCCGGCATGTCGCAGCCCCAGTTTCCCACTGATTAGGCCTTGGACCTCCTCGGGTCTGAAAGAGTCAGGGAAGAGAAAcatcaatgacacacacacacacacacagactcagtgAGATTAGCGGTTTAAGCGGGAAGCGCTGCTCACAAGTTGAGGACGATCTTGCACAGAAGCATGTATTTGAGCGACGTGATGGCCCTGGGGTGGTCGATAGAGTCGTAGCCCTCGAAGGCCTCAAAGAAATAGGAGTAGGCCGTCTTCCAGTCCTTCTCCTCCGCTGCGTGGATGATCCCTGCAACACAGACAACAGTGATCATCTCCAGGCCAACACAATCCGCGGCGTGACATCATAATCACCATCATAGGTCTGCTGCAGTCACACTGGTGAACTGCGTGGCTTTGAGAGGGTCATCGGCATAAAATGCGCCGAGTCTGCAGAACACACGTCATACTCTTCAAGCCACTGAAGAGTCTCACATTAACTATGATGCACAAACCCACCGTAATACTTTGTGATTGTGTTTCACATGGCAACCACAAAAGTGTAAAGTGGAAAGAGAAAGCTCCCTCCGGTGAGCAGCGTGTACAGAAGATTTTATTGGAATtggatcccttttttttttatctcaccgCTAATTGAATACAAAGGAGACTGTGCATTTTGTCTTTGACTTAAGCTGTTCTGCTACAGCAGATGCATCAATCAATTTGCATgcaattttaatatttgtaaaCTACAATTGATCATCAATATGATAAGcataatagaaaaatacaagcAGAACTGTCTCTCCATTCAAAAGGATGAGAAATATTAACTACTGCACGACATCATCAAACTAGAAATGACTAGTATTTGAGCTTTGCACATCATTTTGCCTGGCGCCCACCAGTGGCAGTTTCacaaatactagtagtaaattGACCGAATGTAGGAGGGTCAAAGGGTCAGTGCAAAAAGTGaccaatgttttgtttttcaataatatacatatttggAAACGCCTATTGTAAAAATAGCAATTCTTATACTGTGAAAACTACATACTCCGTTTCCCACTGATccgacacacacagagtgagagTAGGGAACCGACCTGACTGCATGTCCAGGGCTGCCTGGAGCTTGGGAGGACAGTAGATGGCGTTGGCGGTCGTCCTGGCGGAGGTGAGGGCTGCGCGGGCCTTTGGCAGATTACTAAGAGCGTGGTACGTCTTACTTTCCAGCAGCTGGACCTCGACCAGGAGAGCTTTATCATCCATCTTTTTCAGCTCCATGAGCAGCTGGGTGCCTGTGGGAAACAGAACCGACGGGAGTTAATGCCACGGACTTTAACTGCTGCAATAACTAACCCGCTAGATGGGAAATGTGCAGTTGCAGTGCTGCTATGTGCTGTTTCTCTCCTCTTGATAgaagtaaaacacattttctaacCCTTTGTACAGAAGCATGAATCTGGAAAGTCTCTGAAGCAGAAGATAGATATTTTGTGTCCAAACACTCACCAAGCGCCAAGGCCTCCTGGTATCTTTTGGTGTCGAAATAGAGCGAGATCAGTCGTGCCTGAAAGGAGGGAGAAAGCTGTCAGACAAACAGAGCAGCCGTGCTAATCTAATCACATGAAATACAAAAAGCTACCAGGATCAAGAACTTATACCCGTAATATGAACTCTAAAACCTCCAAATGTAGGAAACACTAGCAAATACAACTTATTTTAAAGCCCTAAACATGACACATTTACAACCTTGTTTTCCCACACAACCCATGGTTTCAAAACAAAGTTTAGTTTATAACATTAAATGGTCGTGGAGCAAAAACATGAATCTCATATGAAGAGAAAAGATGTTTTGCGTCAGCTATAGCTGCAGTATTTCATTTTCAGTCTACAAGTAACTGAAGCAAACATAAAGATGCTCAAATAGCTTTGCTGACATTGAGACTCGTATGATGAAGTAGATACGTCTCAGCGAGCCCTCTTGAGATGTGAAGCGCTATGAATCAATCCTTTGGGAACAAGCGGGATGTCGAAATGCCACTCGCTAACTTCTTGAAAGAACTTGCTAAATTAAAGACACGTTTCAACACTTTCTAGAATGTCTCGTTGAAAGGTGAAACAACTGTGACACAATaatcatttgatttgaaatgcaGCCTTGTGAAGCAGCGTTCCATTACTGCTCACTGTGGACGACAACAATGTGTGTTAAAAAGTGTTGAATAGCAAGTGTGATGAgaattgttttctgtttgtttttagaaGGGTGATGCATGAACCCGACGCTCAGCACCAACGCTTTGGAAAAAGAAAGCTTCATTACATATCTCAAACTGATCTCATGTTATCTCCAGATTGGcctcaaaaaacaaacacgcacacgtccCGAAAGGCTGCTCCTCACAACAATGTTTTATGGCAGATCCAAGTAGATcaatatctctctctcccctccttccctactattactaccaccaccacccctcatAACATGTTCCCCACGACGCACCTGAAGAGCGCACATGTGTACATTAGCCAGAATGTAGCACAACAATGAAAGACCAAGCAGTGttattgttcatttaaacaaatgtcCCTAAAATGAATGAGTAATCATGAAAAATAATTGTGATCTCAATATTGGGTGACATTGTAAATCAGCTGGTGGGAGTTTAATCAAATAGTTCTGCCTCATCTTCAATCAaggttttaaatgcaaataaaaaggcTCTGACTGCATAATTGATGCTGATGCTTGATGATGAAGTTTCTGCAAAAACCTTTGATAGCCTGATCATGTTGCCTCCACAACATCATCAAACTACGCAATAACAGCTCAGCGATATCCGCCGCAGGTGTTCTCTACTTAGTACATGAGCGTTACCCAGTTGAAGAAGTGATGGTTTCCAGAAGGAAAAGAGCGCCCCATATTGTGGGATTCCAGCAGTGGGACGTGCCAATATTGGATTGTTTTAAGAAAATACAGTATGGCATACTAAGCTACATAAAGTAAATTTGGTTGCATTTTGAACGTTATTTTGGACTGGTGTACCTCCAGAGCCTGTCGAAGGAAGGTTCTCTTCTCGGTCTTGGCCCACTCGATGCATTCAAGGCACAGCTCAACTTCCTGCCCCGTCGCCGCCTCCATGTCAAGAAAGAGGTCCAGCAGGGAGCGGACCAGCCGGGCCGCCTTGGCCTTGCTGATCGAAATCAGAAAAGGCCTCACAAATTTTAGCAGACCCCCGAGTTctggagacaaacacacacacacagataaaataTTTGCAAAGTATAAATATGACATTAGTTCCATTGGGTTGACTGTAAACTTAGTTTGAAAGTATTGGACATCAAAGTTTAATGTTTACCTGCAGCCTGTCCCGTCTTGGCCAGCAGTGTCCCCAGCTCCAGGATACTCTGTTCTTTAACCCGGACAGCT containing:
- the psmd11b gene encoding 26S proteasome non-ATPase regulatory subunit 11B; this translates as MAAAAVVEFQRAQSLISTDRNASIDILHSIVRRDVQENDEEAVRVKEQSILELGTLLAKTGQAAELGGLLKFVRPFLISISKAKAARLVRSLLDLFLDMEAATGQEVELCLECIEWAKTEKRTFLRQALEARLISLYFDTKRYQEALALGTQLLMELKKMDDKALLVEVQLLESKTYHALSNLPKARAALTSARTTANAIYCPPKLQAALDMQSGIIHAAEEKDWKTAYSYFFEAFEGYDSIDHPRAITSLKYMLLCKIVLNLPEEVQGLISGKLGLRHAGRQTDAMKSVAQACKNRSLADFEKALTEYRAELRDDPIISTHLAKLYDNLLEQNLIRVIEPFSRVQMEHISGLIKLSKGDVERKLSQMILDEKFHGILDQGEGVLIIFEEPPVDKTYGAALETIQNMSKVVDSLYNKAKKLT